Proteins encoded together in one uncultured Desulfosarcina sp. window:
- a CDS encoding DUF1302 family protein, which produces MERIVLNGKSRRFWRMLTVLLALAWVLTAAGPLEASEDPLISTDQTAAAQSTASEADADETPEEDAFMQDLLNESTGGDVPAAADVDTEPALPLSYEGEVMGSLWAPNNHDEEWHTTNRLDLKGWKEFGALSVDGRLRLDYQDLEGEDKARADLRELYATYQLRPGDGRYADFSLGKKILYWGKGDEVRPLDRICPEDLTALYFNDLNDRKTGRVGAFVDWQASRRIRFEGFWSPYFEAGESPELGDYYEPSKLRMLADAGIAIDDADEPDEWSSDAGFGGRLMFSVLKADLALYGFQGYDPKPTYEVHRIGIHPLTGLPIVPQSVRETHPRMTLYGADIERAFGSVVLRAEAAYQSDGAWFSLDWAQDPTLLLETPSGTVEKDQLQYVIGMDKQDLFIHNLFMNLQFVGTRIFDYDSRIIVPESNNGVTAYLRYSFLDSKFEVWYRYMILFEETEQRHHFEIGYKPLPWAKVSLGAIAFDGDADAYYFGQYADRDFVYTKLKLIF; this is translated from the coding sequence ATGGAAAGAATCGTTTTAAATGGCAAATCGAGACGATTTTGGCGGATGCTGACGGTCCTGCTGGCCCTGGCCTGGGTGCTGACGGCCGCCGGGCCGCTGGAGGCGTCGGAAGATCCGCTAATATCGACAGACCAGACCGCTGCCGCCCAGTCGACAGCGTCCGAGGCAGACGCCGATGAGACGCCTGAAGAAGATGCCTTCATGCAGGATCTGCTCAACGAATCCACCGGCGGCGATGTCCCGGCCGCCGCGGACGTCGATACGGAACCGGCCCTTCCGCTGTCCTACGAAGGGGAGGTCATGGGCAGCCTCTGGGCGCCCAACAACCACGATGAAGAGTGGCACACCACCAACCGGCTGGACCTGAAGGGGTGGAAAGAATTCGGTGCCCTGAGCGTGGACGGGCGCCTGCGCCTGGACTACCAGGATCTGGAGGGAGAAGACAAGGCGCGCGCCGACCTGCGGGAACTCTACGCCACCTATCAGCTGCGGCCCGGGGACGGCCGGTATGCGGATTTCTCCCTTGGCAAGAAAATCCTCTATTGGGGCAAGGGCGACGAAGTTCGGCCCCTGGACCGCATCTGCCCCGAAGACCTGACCGCCCTGTACTTCAACGATCTTAACGACCGCAAGACCGGACGGGTGGGCGCCTTCGTCGATTGGCAGGCCAGCCGCCGGATCCGCTTCGAAGGCTTCTGGTCTCCTTATTTCGAAGCCGGCGAAAGTCCCGAGTTGGGCGACTACTACGAACCGTCCAAGCTCCGCATGCTCGCGGACGCCGGCATCGCCATCGACGACGCCGACGAACCGGACGAATGGTCGTCGGATGCCGGTTTCGGCGGCCGTCTGATGTTCTCCGTTTTAAAGGCGGACCTCGCCCTGTACGGATTTCAGGGGTACGATCCCAAACCGACCTACGAGGTCCACCGGATCGGCATCCACCCGCTTACCGGTCTTCCCATCGTGCCCCAATCCGTACGGGAGACCCACCCGCGCATGACCCTGTACGGCGCCGACATCGAACGGGCGTTCGGGTCGGTGGTGCTGCGCGCCGAGGCGGCGTACCAGAGCGACGGCGCCTGGTTTTCTCTGGACTGGGCCCAGGACCCCACCCTTTTGTTGGAGACCCCCAGCGGCACGGTGGAAAAGGACCAACTGCAATACGTGATCGGAATGGACAAACAGGATCTGTTCATCCACAACCTGTTCATGAATTTGCAGTTCGTGGGAACCCGAATCTTCGATTACGACTCGCGGATCATCGTTCCCGAATCCAACAACGGTGTGACGGCCTATCTGCGCTACTCGTTTCTGGATTCCAAATTCGAGGTGTGGTACCGCTACATGATTCTTTTCGAGGAGACGGAGCAGCGCCACCATTTCGAAATCGGCTACAAGCCCCTGCCCTGGGCCAAGGTGAGCCTCGGTGCGATCGCTTTCGACGGTGACGCGGACGCGTATTATTTCGGGCAGTATGCAGACCGGGATTTTGTCTACACAAAACTCAAGCTGATTTTTTAG
- a CDS encoding outer membrane lipoprotein-sorting protein, with amino-acid sequence MKIKWLWSFLLTLILAAAVHAAEIGPYDPATAETDGRQIFDIADHFNEPEKDLLAYTRMTLKSGDAVSDTRKVILKEYTDGDLSRILFRFTDSLKRGLTFLTIETDGPTNDQYLYVPAIGRPRQIASQDRQNNFEDTDMTNEDLGGLKLDDYTYKRGKDATLAGRACYKVTARAKAADARFPKRIAWFDQENFIPLQIKVYNRDNKLQRVIVAGDVRTIGGIHLPFKTVAKDLIEDHTTILEIVKAEVDSGIDPLDFDKEKMGAAWKESF; translated from the coding sequence ATGAAAATCAAATGGCTATGGTCGTTCCTGTTGACCCTGATACTGGCTGCGGCAGTCCATGCCGCCGAAATCGGCCCCTATGATCCGGCCACGGCGGAAACGGACGGGCGGCAGATTTTCGACATCGCCGACCACTTCAACGAACCGGAAAAAGATCTGCTGGCCTATACCCGCATGACCCTCAAGTCCGGCGATGCCGTCAGCGACACGCGCAAGGTGATCCTCAAGGAGTACACCGACGGCGATCTGAGCCGCATCCTGTTTCGGTTTACCGATTCATTGAAGCGGGGGCTGACCTTTTTAACCATCGAAACCGATGGCCCGACCAACGATCAGTATCTCTACGTGCCGGCCATCGGACGGCCGCGCCAGATCGCCTCCCAGGACCGGCAGAACAACTTCGAAGACACCGACATGACCAACGAAGACCTGGGCGGCCTCAAGCTGGACGACTACACCTATAAACGGGGCAAGGACGCCACGTTGGCCGGACGCGCCTGCTACAAGGTGACCGCCAGGGCCAAGGCGGCCGATGCCCGCTTTCCCAAACGCATCGCCTGGTTCGACCAGGAGAACTTCATTCCTCTGCAGATCAAGGTCTACAACCGCGACAACAAATTGCAGCGCGTGATTGTCGCCGGCGATGTGCGCACCATTGGCGGCATTCACCTGCCTTTTAAAACCGTGGCCAAGGATCTGATCGAAGACCACACCACCATTTTGGAAATCGTAAAGGCCGAGGTGGACAGCGGCATCGACCCGCTGGATTTCGACAAGGAGAAAATGGGGGCTGCATGGAAAGAATCGTTTTAA
- a CDS encoding MMPL family transporter: MKKRPLQPDDERQVRRNQTTNSKPSGISAVIMPLASRFWIILLIVAAVSAIAAWAIPRMVIQNDLMFMLPEDNKAKNDYMDAEELLGNAGGIAIAIQSPDGIYQTELLQRVRRLATNCRALNLKIPARQLAERMKLSPDHALALAGWLQSVVSDPDFTPPMLADMLAAPEDLAEAVVDSLPAQLTVDDPDALSEELADILASRALAEPSLAAELFAFASRATDRRGHFHSVWVDDVVALTETDTVWPEFVDNAGIVEAMAPYGFDSEEDLKRFADALLEAGALGSKAVLAFARSQPKPAGISERFWNSLKQGLTPEAARALAASMAGAPKQIRVGDLVPREITAEGMPRIRQRLHAWSFFQEGVYSRDEKSLLMVVRTTPNLDQPNRECLLDAIKTEVNRVFGDGRYPIYMAGYSVVDQAVARNMHQDITRLLPLVFGVVALFLFLSFRNLAGLLYPMITILLAVCWCMGAMALLDVPLSVVGTAMPILLVAVGSAYGIHLIYYFIHRQTVVNHRGRAMADTLDGTGRGVIMAGLTTVAGFASLAFNDIVPLRDFGVFTALGVLFALLVSLFLIPALLMRFGVRPPAQRLGREAGKKGKGFNRLIRGLSGLSARHPKTVLAITALVVIGSAIGLTGLRVEMNNVTFFKKGTDIRLADTFINRHFAGTVDIRVIFSSNEANGALDTEVLNAMERLATTISQQHPEVGKTLSILDLIRKMNQAFYFNDPAYYRIPTRADLADEQTDAALTAHLASYIDKYQRDDTRAFIDGAKRQAGLILQVKTASSQVTRDILRSIDELLDGPLGQRLKQKGINVHTTGVAALYVESEGLIVSGQLRSIAVSVVIVLVLVSLIMRSLVYGLLSILPLCMAICVNFGIMGILDIPLDAATAITACVAIGIGIDYGLHYLNRYRLLREEGQSQRAAVVNTAETTGGSICINALAVATGFSVLMLSAFVPLVNLGFLIALTMVTSAVGSLTLLPAALTLTDRDESEPCMQHVSPSKE; this comes from the coding sequence TTGAAGAAACGACCATTGCAACCCGACGACGAACGCCAGGTTCGTCGCAATCAAACAACAAATTCGAAACCATCGGGCATCTCGGCCGTCATCATGCCGCTGGCATCGCGGTTCTGGATCATTCTTCTAATCGTTGCTGCCGTCTCGGCCATCGCGGCCTGGGCCATTCCCAGGATGGTCATCCAAAACGATCTGATGTTCATGCTGCCGGAAGACAACAAGGCCAAAAACGATTACATGGATGCCGAAGAACTGCTGGGCAATGCCGGCGGCATCGCCATCGCGATTCAATCGCCGGACGGCATCTACCAGACCGAACTGCTCCAGCGGGTGCGCCGGCTGGCAACCAACTGCCGGGCGCTGAATCTGAAGATACCGGCCCGGCAGCTGGCCGAGCGGATGAAGCTTTCACCGGACCATGCCCTGGCCCTGGCCGGCTGGCTGCAAAGCGTCGTTTCCGATCCGGACTTCACCCCTCCGATGCTGGCCGACATGCTGGCGGCGCCGGAGGATCTGGCCGAGGCCGTCGTGGACAGCCTGCCGGCCCAGTTGACGGTGGACGACCCGGACGCCTTATCCGAGGAACTGGCCGACATCCTGGCGTCCAGGGCCCTGGCCGAGCCTTCCCTGGCCGCGGAGCTGTTTGCCTTTGCCTCCCGGGCCACCGACCGGCGCGGACACTTTCATAGCGTCTGGGTCGACGACGTCGTTGCCTTGACGGAAACCGATACGGTCTGGCCGGAATTTGTCGACAACGCCGGCATCGTCGAGGCCATGGCGCCCTATGGGTTCGATTCCGAAGAAGATCTGAAACGCTTCGCCGACGCCCTGCTGGAAGCCGGCGCCCTGGGTTCAAAAGCGGTCCTGGCCTTTGCTCGCAGCCAGCCCAAACCGGCCGGCATCTCGGAACGATTCTGGAATTCCCTGAAACAGGGCCTGACGCCGGAGGCGGCCCGCGCCCTGGCCGCATCCATGGCCGGTGCCCCCAAACAGATCCGCGTGGGCGACCTGGTCCCCCGGGAAATCACAGCCGAAGGTATGCCCCGGATCCGGCAGCGCCTGCATGCCTGGTCCTTTTTTCAGGAGGGCGTCTACAGCCGGGACGAAAAGAGCCTGCTGATGGTGGTGCGCACCACGCCCAACCTGGACCAGCCCAACCGCGAATGCCTTCTGGACGCCATCAAGACCGAGGTGAACCGCGTGTTCGGTGACGGGCGCTACCCGATTTATATGGCCGGCTATTCGGTGGTGGATCAGGCCGTGGCCCGCAACATGCACCAGGACATTACCCGGTTGCTGCCCCTGGTATTCGGCGTGGTCGCCCTGTTTCTTTTTCTCTCCTTTCGGAACCTGGCCGGCCTGCTCTATCCCATGATCACGATTCTGCTGGCCGTGTGCTGGTGCATGGGCGCCATGGCGCTGCTGGATGTACCCTTGTCTGTCGTGGGCACGGCCATGCCCATCCTCCTGGTGGCTGTGGGATCGGCCTATGGCATCCATCTGATCTACTATTTCATCCATCGCCAGACCGTCGTGAACCATCGCGGCCGGGCCATGGCCGATACCCTGGACGGCACGGGCCGCGGCGTGATCATGGCCGGTCTGACCACCGTGGCCGGTTTCGCTTCCCTGGCTTTTAACGACATCGTGCCGCTGCGCGATTTCGGCGTGTTTACCGCTCTGGGCGTATTGTTTGCCCTGCTGGTATCGCTGTTTCTGATTCCGGCCCTGCTGATGCGATTCGGCGTCCGTCCGCCGGCACAAAGACTTGGCCGGGAAGCCGGAAAAAAAGGCAAGGGATTCAATCGCCTCATTCGCGGACTCAGCGGCCTGTCGGCGAGACACCCGAAAACGGTGCTGGCCATCACGGCCCTGGTGGTGATCGGATCGGCCATCGGGCTGACCGGCCTGCGCGTGGAAATGAACAATGTCACTTTTTTTAAAAAAGGCACGGATATCCGCCTGGCCGACACCTTTATCAACCGTCACTTCGCCGGCACCGTGGATATCCGCGTCATCTTCTCTTCGAACGAAGCCAATGGCGCACTGGACACCGAGGTCTTAAACGCCATGGAACGTCTGGCCACCACCATTTCCCAACAGCACCCGGAAGTGGGCAAAACCCTTTCCATCCTCGATCTGATCCGCAAGATGAACCAGGCCTTCTATTTCAATGATCCGGCCTACTACCGCATCCCGACCCGGGCCGACCTGGCCGACGAGCAGACCGATGCGGCCCTTACAGCCCACCTGGCTTCCTACATCGACAAATACCAGCGGGACGACACCCGGGCCTTTATCGACGGGGCCAAGCGCCAGGCCGGCCTGATCCTGCAGGTTAAAACCGCCTCCAGCCAGGTGACCCGCGACATCCTGCGATCCATCGACGAACTGCTGGACGGCCCCCTCGGCCAGCGTCTGAAGCAAAAGGGAATCAACGTCCACACTACCGGCGTCGCGGCGCTCTACGTGGAATCCGAAGGCCTGATCGTGAGCGGCCAGTTGCGCTCCATTGCCGTTTCGGTGGTGATCGTCCTGGTGCTGGTCAGCCTGATCATGCGCTCGCTGGTTTACGGGCTGCTCTCGATCCTGCCCCTGTGTATGGCCATCTGCGTCAATTTCGGCATCATGGGAATTTTGGACATTCCCCTGGATGCGGCCACGGCCATCACGGCCTGTGTGGCCATCGGCATCGGCATCGACTACGGGCTTCACTATCTCAACCGCTACCGCCTGTTGCGCGAAGAGGGCCAAAGCCAGCGCGCGGCGGTGGTCAACACGGCGGAAACCACCGGGGGGTCGATCTGTATCAACGCCCTGGCCGTGGCGACCGGATTCTCGGTGCTCATGCTCTCCGCTTTCGTGCCCCTGGTGAACCTCGGCTTTCTCATCGCCCTGACCATGGTGACGTCGGCGGTCGGCTCTTTGACCCTGCTGCCGGCAGCATTAACGTTGACGGATCGGGACGAATCCGAACCTTGTATGCAACATGTATCCCCATCAAAGGAGTAA
- a CDS encoding TetR/AcrR family transcriptional regulator has protein sequence MDDKRERTRQQLVSAAIDVFHDNGFQNTRISDIVARAGLAQGTFYLHFKSKENIFNHICSEFKTMFLNLLDRSAADMFAGDCVEAVRSSLKAFNRELIALFAANYKMAQLLFVEGRSYRGTFAQLFESIYAAFIEKIVAHLAIGREKGHIAFDDAETEAAFLIGLFDSSLFYFLRIRNQIDIDALSVRMTDFMLGGLSKRQ, from the coding sequence ATGGATGACAAACGGGAACGAACCAGACAGCAGCTCGTGTCCGCCGCCATCGATGTGTTTCACGACAACGGATTCCAGAACACCCGGATCTCGGACATTGTCGCCAGAGCCGGCCTGGCCCAGGGCACCTTTTATCTCCATTTTAAATCCAAGGAGAACATTTTCAATCACATCTGCTCGGAATTCAAGACGATGTTTTTAAACCTGCTGGACCGCAGCGCCGCCGACATGTTCGCCGGGGATTGTGTCGAAGCGGTCCGCAGCAGCCTGAAGGCGTTCAATCGTGAACTGATCGCCCTTTTTGCCGCCAACTACAAAATGGCACAACTGCTTTTTGTGGAGGGCAGGAGCTATAGAGGAACGTTCGCCCAGCTGTTCGAAAGCATCTACGCGGCCTTTATCGAAAAAATTGTGGCCCATCTTGCGATCGGCCGGGAAAAGGGCCACATCGCCTTTGACGATGCAGAAACCGAGGCGGCCTTCCTGATCGGCCTTTTCGACAGCAGCCTATTTTATTTTCTGCGAATCAGAAACCAGATCGATATCGATGCCTTAAGCGTCAGGATGACCGATTTCATGCTGGGAGGACTGTCCAAACGGCAATAG
- a CDS encoding S8 family serine peptidase, giving the protein MKPTQMAAIALAFCLATIPLLVWASDPVVQIQEDRLTLDVNNQPLAAILEKLADQGIRIRIDPDINPRITARFNRRAIGSALSSILKSVDYALIWRKDKASAKDEPRLWEIRIFYRGQEARIRPLEERANLEIVKSDDAAYVKDVLLLRVTPGMTEADLAALLDQLGATLIDVYPPLGIVRIRLPHGSDVPAIAKKIAETEGIESAEPDYAYPLEGGRTVSDGSWPSASMETAIPASDATTVAVMDSGLSADYADNPFIRAAYDAVSPGAAVGDAMGHGTQMALIAAGAVNPLGVETDATAGSPVIAIRAFDDNGYTSTYTLVRGIDYAIENGARVLSLSWGSETDSSLLESATRYAASRGLVLVAAAGNSPTGDPVYPAAYENVIGVGALTPDGEAWDQSNYGDFVSVYSPGLADLPVGYNGDPGLYAGTSIATAYTARQVAAILSSNPQADQKTILEVLSREDEK; this is encoded by the coding sequence ATGAAACCAACCCAAATGGCTGCCATTGCCCTGGCGTTCTGCCTGGCCACCATACCGCTGCTCGTCTGGGCATCCGATCCGGTGGTTCAGATCCAGGAGGATCGCCTCACCCTGGACGTCAACAACCAGCCGCTGGCAGCCATTTTGGAAAAGCTGGCCGACCAGGGCATCCGCATTCGCATCGATCCGGATATTAATCCCCGCATCACAGCCAGGTTCAACCGCCGCGCCATCGGTTCGGCCCTGTCCAGCATTCTGAAATCCGTTGACTACGCCCTGATCTGGAGAAAAGACAAGGCATCGGCCAAAGACGAACCGCGCCTCTGGGAAATCCGCATTTTTTACAGAGGACAGGAGGCCCGCATCCGGCCGCTGGAAGAAAGGGCCAACCTGGAAATCGTTAAAAGTGACGACGCCGCTTACGTCAAAGACGTCCTGCTGCTCCGGGTAACGCCGGGAATGACCGAAGCCGACCTGGCGGCCTTGCTGGACCAGTTGGGCGCCACCCTGATAGATGTCTATCCACCCCTGGGCATCGTCCGTATTCGTTTGCCCCATGGCAGCGATGTTCCCGCTATCGCCAAAAAGATTGCTGAAACCGAGGGCATCGAAAGTGCCGAACCGGACTACGCCTACCCGCTGGAAGGCGGCCGCACGGTCTCGGACGGGTCCTGGCCGTCCGCCTCAATGGAAACGGCCATTCCTGCGTCGGACGCCACAACGGTCGCCGTCATGGACAGCGGGCTGTCGGCGGACTATGCGGACAATCCCTTTATCCGGGCTGCCTACGATGCCGTTTCGCCGGGCGCCGCCGTTGGCGACGCGATGGGCCATGGCACCCAGATGGCCCTCATTGCCGCCGGGGCGGTCAATCCGCTGGGCGTCGAAACCGATGCGACTGCCGGCAGTCCCGTGATCGCCATCCGGGCCTTTGATGACAACGGCTATACCTCCACCTACACGCTGGTGCGCGGCATCGACTACGCCATAGAAAACGGCGCCCGGGTGCTGAGTCTGAGTTGGGGTTCGGAAACCGATAGTTCCCTGCTGGAATCGGCCACCCGCTATGCAGCCTCACGGGGCCTGGTTCTGGTGGCGGCCGCCGGCAATTCGCCCACCGGCGATCCGGTCTATCCGGCGGCTTATGAGAATGTCATCGGTGTGGGCGCCCTGACCCCGGACGGCGAGGCCTGGGATCAGTCCAACTACGGCGACTTCGTATCGGTATATTCCCCCGGCCTGGCCGATCTGCCGGTGGGCTACAACGGCGATCCGGGCCTCTATGCCGGCACTTCCATCGCCACGGCCTATACCGCCCGCCAGGTGGCAGCCATTTTGAGCAGCAATCCACAGGCCGATCAGAAAACCATATTGGAAGTTCTTTCTCGAGAAGATGAAAAGTAA
- a CDS encoding AsmA-like C-terminal domain-containing protein has product MRTRQKLFIVSIICAGIVMGVLLTSVVATRLLANREAVRSIIVAKTAQATGGGALSYERLTVVFLPLPHLRAESIDLQRPDLFEISALRLSVYPRILPLLKGRISIRRVVLTAPDIQLAIHPGSPADSLPTPAEPTGNKFNDKTIRTVIGGLFGALSAVDKGTEVQIQRGTVTLTLADAPDIRFTDIHLSGKNDGAALRLNLGCWSTITGNLDMDFHADMQSGNAGGDLIAADLNLRPLLHYASLPGGIVTENTHARTEVSFIVSASETISSHFSLSFPELTVLRKNLKLDLVSTEISGTVNHDGDRLTLSVDTLKSVQPPLRLSAGATVTPANQTTPAAIELHAAARELDIATAGQVTRSIVGDLDDIRTAFAVAREGTLTGVTYDVRFESGKDGYRPSRMKAAGHLSQGRVTIPGIETDIERAEGDVLYQDKHVAFDNFSGYFQGAAFQTLDAEIDWAAESTLSIASTAVVVQAAPFCDWLFSFEDLAPARAVVQSIDGNANLSRLKIQGPLVHPEQWDFTIQGTPEDIRLSTSRLPFSVKLSGGEIVYTSNNQRATDVAIEFLDGSLVASYEPQGSLIDPASIVCGLDGSLGPEAVAWLTTILPIPKHLQMKPPVDLSNGHIGWSRDGRLSVMGNMKTAGGVEIYSDFSVLPQSWNIRRIRFADGRSQATVSGSKRPNGMEIRFRGNIEKETADRLLADNRTLSGRIEGDFHAMVDTQTHLNSSFSGTLAGRGVHILNLTPAPIEVSRFTLAGSGGRLTIEPSEVSLCNSQMVVHGSVARSDDGLEIDLDVDADRLDEELIRMAQSADKKDAPPPGKAGERPSLRPHGVIHVNANDFRYKDYTWNRVQAAVRLDGDTTRIQIEQAHLCGIATTGELTVSPQGLGLRIVPKAEAASLEGTAECLLGKTMRADARYDLSGQLWLPETRNDIIPSLSGDLLFSSENGRIEYSGVLMKIFSVLNIAEVFSGKSDLTEKGYGYAQCYAKAEVKDGQVHFNEILMDGNSLKLTGQGSIDLQKQEVDILLLAAPLKTVDRIVNKIPIINYIAGGSLVSIPLRLKGKLNDISVVPMPPDAVGKGLLNIMGRVLKSPFKLVEGVESFATGSDKESETPPAQAAPQPP; this is encoded by the coding sequence ATGCGCACCCGGCAAAAACTGTTTATCGTCAGCATAATCTGCGCCGGAATCGTCATGGGGGTGCTGCTCACCAGTGTCGTGGCCACTCGTCTTCTGGCCAACCGTGAGGCGGTGCGGTCGATCATCGTCGCAAAAACCGCTCAGGCGACCGGTGGGGGGGCGTTGAGCTATGAACGTCTGACCGTCGTCTTTCTTCCCCTGCCCCACCTGCGGGCGGAATCCATCGATTTGCAGCGGCCGGATCTCTTCGAAATCTCGGCCCTCAGACTATCGGTCTACCCCCGCATCCTGCCGCTTTTAAAAGGTCGCATCAGTATCCGCCGGGTCGTGCTGACGGCGCCCGACATCCAGTTGGCAATTCACCCGGGATCACCCGCCGATTCTTTGCCGACTCCTGCGGAGCCGACCGGCAACAAATTCAACGACAAAACGATCCGGACCGTTATCGGCGGCCTGTTCGGGGCTCTTTCCGCAGTCGATAAAGGAACCGAAGTACAGATCCAAAGGGGAACGGTAACCCTGACACTTGCCGACGCTCCCGACATCCGATTCACCGATATCCACCTTTCCGGAAAGAATGACGGAGCGGCCCTCCGGCTGAATCTGGGCTGCTGGTCGACAATCACCGGCAATCTGGACATGGATTTCCATGCCGATATGCAGTCCGGCAATGCTGGCGGAGACCTTATCGCGGCCGACCTCAACCTGCGGCCGCTGCTGCATTATGCGTCCCTTCCCGGAGGCATCGTTACCGAAAACACCCATGCCAGAACCGAAGTCAGTTTTATCGTAAGCGCCTCTGAAACGATAAGCAGCCATTTCAGCCTGAGCTTTCCTGAACTGACGGTGTTGCGAAAAAACCTGAAACTGGATCTGGTTTCCACTGAGATCTCAGGCACCGTAAACCATGACGGGGACAGGCTGACCCTTTCCGTTGACACCCTGAAGTCGGTCCAACCGCCGCTGCGCCTGTCCGCCGGTGCAACGGTTACGCCCGCCAACCAAACAACCCCAGCCGCAATCGAACTCCACGCCGCGGCCCGGGAACTGGATATCGCCACGGCCGGCCAAGTGACCCGCTCCATTGTCGGAGACCTGGATGACATCCGGACGGCCTTTGCCGTTGCCAGGGAGGGAACCCTGACCGGCGTCACCTACGATGTCCGCTTCGAATCCGGGAAAGACGGCTACCGGCCGTCCCGAATGAAGGCCGCGGGCCACCTGAGCCAAGGCCGGGTCACCATTCCCGGCATCGAAACGGACATAGAACGGGCGGAAGGCGACGTTCTTTACCAGGACAAACATGTGGCTTTCGACAATTTCAGCGGCTATTTCCAGGGTGCCGCCTTCCAAACGCTGGATGCCGAAATCGATTGGGCCGCGGAATCGACGTTGTCCATCGCCTCCACGGCCGTTGTCGTCCAGGCGGCTCCCTTTTGTGACTGGCTCTTTTCTTTCGAGGATCTGGCGCCGGCCCGCGCGGTCGTTCAATCCATCGACGGCAACGCAAACCTGTCGCGGCTGAAGATCCAGGGTCCCCTGGTCCACCCGGAACAGTGGGATTTCACCATCCAGGGCACGCCGGAGGATATCCGCCTGTCCACCTCCCGGCTGCCCTTTAGCGTCAAACTGTCCGGAGGCGAGATCGTCTATACTTCCAACAACCAGCGGGCGACTGATGTCGCCATCGAATTTTTGGATGGATCTTTGGTGGCGTCTTACGAGCCCCAAGGGAGTCTTATAGATCCCGCGTCCATTGTCTGCGGCCTGGACGGTTCCCTGGGCCCGGAAGCGGTCGCCTGGCTGACCACCATCCTGCCCATCCCGAAACATCTGCAGATGAAGCCGCCGGTGGATCTTTCCAATGGCCATATTGGCTGGTCCCGCGACGGGCGGCTCTCTGTGATGGGAAACATGAAGACTGCCGGCGGCGTCGAAATTTATTCGGACTTTTCCGTCTTGCCACAGAGCTGGAATATTCGACGGATTCGATTCGCTGATGGCCGTTCCCAGGCCACCGTCTCAGGCAGTAAACGCCCCAACGGGATGGAAATCCGTTTTCGCGGCAACATAGAGAAAGAAACCGCCGATCGTCTGCTGGCAGACAATCGCACCTTGTCGGGCCGGATCGAGGGCGATTTTCATGCCATGGTCGACACCCAAACCCATTTGAACTCCTCATTTTCAGGCACGCTTGCTGGACGCGGCGTACACATCTTGAATCTCACCCCTGCCCCCATCGAGGTGAGTCGATTTACCCTCGCCGGCAGCGGCGGCCGGTTGACCATCGAGCCGTCGGAAGTGTCCTTGTGCAACAGCCAGATGGTAGTGCACGGCAGCGTGGCCCGCAGCGACGACGGATTGGAGATCGATCTGGACGTGGACGCCGACCGGTTGGACGAGGAACTGATCCGCATGGCGCAGTCCGCTGACAAAAAGGATGCCCCCCCGCCGGGCAAAGCGGGAGAGCGCCCCTCGTTGCGTCCGCATGGGGTGATCCATGTCAATGCGAACGACTTCAGGTACAAGGACTACACCTGGAATCGGGTGCAGGCTGCCGTTCGTCTGGACGGCGACACCACCCGGATTCAAATCGAACAGGCCCACCTGTGCGGTATCGCCACTACCGGAGAGCTGACTGTCTCTCCCCAGGGCCTGGGCTTGCGCATCGTCCCGAAGGCCGAGGCAGCATCCCTGGAAGGGACTGCTGAATGCCTCCTTGGCAAAACGATGCGCGCGGATGCCCGGTATGACCTTTCCGGCCAGCTTTGGCTGCCGGAAACCCGGAACGACATCATTCCTTCTCTGTCCGGTGACCTTTTATTTTCGTCGGAAAACGGCAGGATCGAGTATTCCGGTGTGCTGATGAAAATTTTCTCGGTCCTCAATATCGCCGAAGTATTCTCCGGAAAATCCGATTTGACGGAAAAGGGGTACGGGTACGCCCAGTGTTATGCCAAAGCCGAGGTCAAGGACGGCCAGGTGCATTTCAACGAAATTCTGATGGACGGCAACTCCCTGAAACTGACCGGCCAGGGCAGCATCGACCTGCAAAAGCAGGAAGTGGACATCCTGCTGCTGGCCGCCCCTTTGAAGACCGTGGATCGGATTGTCAACAAAATACCCATCATCAATTATATCGCCGGCGGCTCCCTGGTTTCCATTCCCCTTAGACTCAAAGGCAAACTGAACGACATTTCCGTGGTTCCCATGCCCCCGGACGCCGTGGGCAAAGGACTGTTGAACATTATGGGGCGCGTGTTGAAATCACCCTTTAAATTGGTGGAAGGCGTAGAGTCTTTCGCCACCGGGTCCGATAAGGAATCCGAAACGCCACCGGCCCAAGCCGCTCCCCAGCCCCCCTGA